A part of Anabas testudineus chromosome 7, fAnaTes1.2, whole genome shotgun sequence genomic DNA contains:
- the ppdpfa gene encoding pancreatic progenitor cell differentiation and proliferation factor A, with protein MAAIPSSGSLIATHDYYRRRLGSNSSNSSCGSSEYTGEVIPHHPGLPRQDSGHWWTSFFFAKQNQAGMQNGSENQKNRTYTVANGQVTCIAREMVLNRELTENSESGKFEPSTPPPTSS; from the exons ATGGCAGCAATTCCATCAAGTGGCTCCCTCATTGCCACCCATGATTACTACAGAA GGCGCCTCGGGTCCAACTCCAGTAACAGCTCTTGTGGCAGTTCAGAGTACACAGGAGAGGTCATTCCACACCATCCAG GACTTCCCAGGCAAGATTCTGGCCACTGGTGGACGTCATTCTTCTTTGCGAAACAGAACCAGGCCGGCATGCAGAATGGATCTGAAAATCAAAA GAACAGAACCTACACAGTGGCCAACGGCCAGGTGACCTGCATCGCCAGGGAAATGGTTTTGAACAGAGAACTCACTGAAAACAGCGAAAGTGGAAAGTTTGAACCGTCGACCCCTCCACCAACTTCCTCCTAG